One window of the Tetragenococcus koreensis genome contains the following:
- a CDS encoding V-type ATP synthase subunit I: MVVNPISKLSILAEKKQQDTILQMLQGMQSVEMEDILHTQENEEWLQKYFPENPVFDDTTLLNFSEQLTRVKEALAFIRNHGSSKQKIHTLKRKEMDILRLESSYDETQLTGFLTQVKKLQEQWEQVESSLTYWQEAENWTSQWRNFDIDPTDDSAFVSYFLGRASNDQWEDIQSYLKKAKVHYEINDSQKNETFFSGLFLKNEKETIQNQLSELGALFEQNPYEKSPKKMLATAKEEQSQLWQQQKKMTKEIGRLKQQVAYLQLNEEILLTKIQREKTKENLVHSNYVVVIRSWIAAEDLPEIKKELFQVFGENELYFSLEEPTRQQIDENKVPTKLKNKALIQPFESLTSMYAMPKYEEIDPTPWMAPFYFVFFGMMVADTGYGLIILLASTIGLHFIPLKRNIKTFLRLFQILSFSIIFWGIIYGSAFGADLPFQLLNPTEDFMTIFMISLVFGGIQLFTGLFLAAKENIKKKDYLSAVREGFSWQGILIGILMIALGAMIVDSEAIKNSGIVLAVVNALLIVGIPIIQSKSKVGGFFSGLYDLYGITGYIGDFVSYSRLMALGISGGSIAMAFNLLVGTLPPVARFTIGIVLLVVLQALNIFLSMLSAYVHAARLQYVEFFGKFFEGGGKAFQPFKTEEKYINIHKKSEE; this comes from the coding sequence ATGGTCGTTAATCCGATAAGTAAACTGTCGATATTGGCTGAAAAAAAACAACAAGACACTATTTTACAAATGCTGCAAGGCATGCAAAGTGTCGAAATGGAAGACATACTTCACACGCAAGAAAATGAAGAATGGTTACAGAAATACTTCCCGGAAAATCCAGTGTTTGATGATACTACTTTACTTAATTTTTCCGAACAGTTAACACGAGTAAAGGAAGCGCTCGCTTTTATTCGGAATCATGGTTCATCCAAACAAAAAATTCATACCTTAAAAAGGAAAGAAATGGATATCCTACGTTTGGAAAGTTCTTATGATGAAACGCAATTAACGGGTTTTTTAACGCAGGTAAAAAAGTTGCAAGAGCAATGGGAACAAGTTGAGTCTTCTTTAACTTATTGGCAGGAGGCAGAAAACTGGACCAGTCAATGGCGTAATTTTGATATTGACCCGACAGATGATTCAGCATTTGTTTCGTATTTCTTGGGGCGAGCGTCCAATGACCAGTGGGAAGATATCCAATCCTATTTAAAAAAAGCAAAAGTCCATTATGAAATAAATGACAGTCAAAAAAATGAGACTTTTTTCAGTGGTTTGTTTTTAAAAAATGAGAAAGAAACGATTCAAAATCAATTATCCGAACTGGGTGCTTTATTTGAACAAAACCCTTATGAAAAATCGCCTAAAAAAATGTTAGCAACAGCTAAAGAAGAACAATCTCAATTATGGCAACAGCAAAAAAAGATGACCAAGGAAATTGGGAGATTAAAACAACAAGTTGCCTATTTACAATTGAATGAAGAAATTTTACTGACGAAAATTCAGCGGGAAAAGACGAAAGAAAACCTCGTTCATTCGAATTATGTAGTGGTGATTAGAAGCTGGATTGCTGCAGAAGATTTACCTGAGATCAAAAAAGAACTTTTCCAAGTATTTGGAGAAAATGAGCTTTACTTTTCTTTAGAGGAACCTACACGTCAACAAATTGACGAGAACAAGGTACCTACGAAATTAAAAAATAAAGCGCTGATACAACCGTTTGAAAGTTTGACCAGTATGTATGCCATGCCCAAATATGAAGAAATTGATCCTACGCCGTGGATGGCGCCGTTTTATTTCGTTTTCTTCGGTATGATGGTGGCCGATACCGGGTATGGACTTATTATTCTACTGGCGTCTACGATTGGTTTACATTTTATTCCTTTGAAGAGAAACATTAAAACGTTTTTGCGTTTATTTCAAATTCTTTCTTTCTCCATTATCTTTTGGGGAATTATCTACGGCTCAGCTTTTGGTGCGGATCTGCCTTTCCAATTGTTGAATCCGACGGAAGACTTTATGACAATCTTTATGATTTCACTGGTTTTTGGTGGTATTCAGCTTTTTACTGGCTTGTTTTTAGCGGCAAAAGAAAATATCAAGAAAAAAGATTATCTTTCAGCTGTACGTGAAGGTTTTTCTTGGCAAGGAATCTTAATAGGAATTTTGATGATTGCACTTGGTGCGATGATTGTGGATTCTGAAGCAATAAAAAATAGTGGAATCGTTTTAGCTGTGGTCAATGCATTATTAATCGTAGGAATACCTATTATACAATCGAAATCCAAAGTGGGTGGCTTCTTTAGCGGACTTTATGATTTATATGGCATTACCGGCTATATTGGTGACTTTGTCAGTTACAGCCGCTTAATGGCTTTGGGGATATCAGGCGGCAGTATCGCGATGGCTTTTAATCTATTGGTAGGAACTTTGCCTCCAGTAGCACGTTTCACTATCGGGATTGTCTTGCTGGTAGTACTACAGGCACTCAATATTTTCTTATCCATGTTAAGTGCTTATGTACATGCGGCGAGATTACAATATGTTGAATTCTTTGGCAAATTTTTTGAAGGCGGCGGCAAAGCGTTTCAACCATTTAAAACAGAGGAAAAATATATAAATATTCATAAAAAATCGGAGGAATGA
- a CDS encoding V-type ATP synthase subunit K — protein MINFLLENNDGMIFAILAMGLATVLPGIGSAIGVGKTGEASSALMTSQPEKFGQSLILQLLPATQGLYGFAIAAMIFTNLSPDMSVVDGLAYLGASLPVAFAGLVSAIPQGKVSAAGIQILAKKPEHFFKGVMYSVMVEMYAILGFVISFLLFGSI, from the coding sequence ATGATTAATTTTTTACTAGAAAACAATGATGGGATGATATTTGCAATTTTAGCGATGGGACTTGCTACAGTTCTTCCAGGAATTGGTTCAGCGATTGGTGTCGGCAAAACTGGGGAAGCATCTTCGGCTTTAATGACGAGTCAACCAGAAAAATTTGGACAATCGTTAATTTTACAACTACTACCAGCAACGCAAGGTCTTTATGGTTTTGCGATTGCAGCAATGATTTTTACTAACTTATCTCCAGATATGTCTGTTGTTGATGGCCTTGCTTATTTGGGTGCTTCTTTACCTGTAGCTTTTGCTGGTTTAGTTTCTGCTATTCCCCAAGGCAAAGTTTCGGCTGCTGGTATTCAAATCCTAGCTAAAAAACCAGAACACTTCTTTAAAGGGGTAATGTATTCGGTCATGGTTGAAATGTATGCCATTTTAGGTTTCGTTATTTCCTTCTTGTTATTTGGCAGCATTTAA
- a CDS encoding V-type ATPase subunit produces MKDLYHTVNPAVRLKETELLTKETFEQLIAAESFEKIRELLNPTVYSKYLTDHFQFHFEESLDEELDKTYQEMIELVPDPTIVWIYTMRYTFHNLKVLTKAEKMQEDYDHLFMPDGFYSIEEVKSAIENGVSGVLPKSIIEAIHDVNQYFEESAILQGIDVIYDRHFLTEQRRLAEALKYPELLQEVIAFIDFNNIITMARCILQNRSQAFMSAVLSDAGSIKKETFLNFTDQSMEEYIAFLGRTDYGRLLEPALQKDKIDFLQLDLIKDNYLTSLYERSQTTAFGPLPLLAFLNAKDIEIMNLRLLIVGKRSGFTKQQVRERMREISEL; encoded by the coding sequence ATGAAGGATTTATATCATACAGTCAATCCCGCGGTGCGCTTGAAAGAAACTGAGTTACTTACCAAAGAAACGTTTGAACAATTAATCGCAGCGGAATCGTTTGAAAAAATTAGAGAATTGTTGAATCCGACAGTCTATAGTAAATATTTAACGGATCATTTTCAATTTCATTTTGAAGAAAGTTTGGATGAAGAATTAGATAAAACTTATCAAGAAATGATTGAACTAGTACCTGATCCAACAATTGTATGGATTTATACGATGCGTTATACCTTTCATAATTTGAAAGTTTTAACCAAAGCGGAAAAAATGCAGGAAGATTACGATCATCTATTTATGCCTGATGGTTTCTACTCAATTGAAGAAGTCAAGTCCGCAATTGAAAATGGGGTATCAGGAGTGCTTCCCAAATCAATTATTGAAGCGATTCACGATGTTAACCAATATTTTGAAGAATCGGCTATTTTACAGGGGATTGATGTCATTTATGACCGCCATTTTTTAACGGAACAGCGTCGTTTAGCAGAGGCATTAAAATACCCGGAACTATTACAGGAAGTTATTGCCTTTATTGATTTTAATAATATCATTACAATGGCTAGATGTATTTTGCAAAATCGCAGTCAAGCGTTTATGTCTGCTGTTTTGTCCGATGCAGGTTCAATAAAAAAGGAGACTTTTTTAAACTTTACTGATCAATCAATGGAAGAGTATATAGCCTTTTTAGGAAGAACAGATTATGGACGTTTGTTAGAGCCAGCTTTGCAAAAGGACAAAATTGATTTTTTACAGTTAGACTTGATCAAAGATAACTATCTGACGTCTTTGTATGAAAGGTCGCAAACAACCGCTTTTGGCCCGTTACCATTATTAGCATTTTTAAATGCCAAAGATATTGAAATAATGAATTTACGTTTGCTCATTGTAGGAAAACGAAGTGGGTTTACTAAACAGCAAGTAAGAGAAAGGATGCGTGAAATCAGTGAGTTATAA
- a CDS encoding V-type ATP synthase subunit F, with protein sequence MSYKIGVIGDKESVLPFKLFGFTVKYGNNLTEINQTFDEMVEKGYGVIYITESCAQQIDKKIEKIKGQLSPAVVLIPDHDGSRGIGLESVQENMKKAVGQNIL encoded by the coding sequence GTGAGTTATAAAATTGGGGTTATCGGTGATAAAGAATCGGTGCTTCCCTTCAAGTTATTCGGTTTTACGGTCAAATATGGCAATAATTTAACAGAAATTAACCAAACCTTTGATGAAATGGTAGAAAAAGGTTATGGCGTAATTTATATTACAGAATCATGTGCGCAACAGATTGACAAAAAAATTGAAAAAATTAAAGGACAACTTTCGCCAGCGGTCGTTTTGATCCCTGACCACGATGGTTCAAGAGGAATCGGTCTTGAATCGGTGCAAGAAAATATGAAAAAAGCAGTCGGACAAAATATTTTATAG
- a CDS encoding V-type ATP synthase subunit A, with protein MKVGKITRISGPLVMADNMEEASIQDICYVGDLGVVGEIIEMRGDVASIQVYEETSGIGPGEPVQTTGEALSVELAPGIVSQMFDGIQRPLDVFAEKTDSTFLSRGVKIPALDHEKKWQFQPNVVVGDDVIEGDILGNVQETKLIMHKIMVPVGINGKVKAIYDGEFTIDEVICVIETVNGDKELTMLQKWPVRRFRPVKEKLNPDVPMSTGQRVIDTFFPVTKGGAAAVPGPFGAGKTIVQHQIAKWADVDLVVYVGCGERGNEMTDVMNEFPELTDPETGESLMKRTILIANTSNMPVSAREASIYTGITIAEYFRDMGYSVAIMADSTSRWAEALREMSGRLEEMPGDEGYPAYLGSRLAEYYERAGNVVALGAEKRQGSITAISAVSPSGGDMSEPVTQNTLRVVKVFWGLDSTLSRQRHFPAVDWLQSYSLYSDDVNEYFDQKLGADWSGLVGESMRVLQKESDLNEIVRLVGVDSLSEKDQFVLEIAKELREDYLQQNAFDDVDTFSSIDKQYYMLNTIISFYNEGINALDLGGYLSELLSGTSALRDKIARMKNVPEDNLQQISDLQSEIKETIRDTLQKGDMAND; from the coding sequence GTGAAAGTTGGCAAAATTACAAGAATTTCTGGACCATTAGTGATGGCTGACAATATGGAAGAAGCCAGTATACAAGATATTTGTTATGTAGGCGATTTGGGCGTTGTAGGAGAAATCATTGAAATGAGAGGCGATGTTGCTTCTATTCAAGTGTATGAAGAAACTTCCGGTATTGGCCCTGGTGAACCGGTCCAAACAACGGGGGAAGCACTTTCAGTTGAATTGGCGCCGGGTATCGTTTCGCAAATGTTTGATGGGATTCAACGCCCCTTAGACGTTTTCGCTGAAAAAACAGACAGTACATTTTTAAGTCGTGGCGTAAAAATTCCTGCATTGGATCATGAGAAGAAATGGCAATTTCAACCCAATGTTGTCGTTGGCGATGATGTGATTGAAGGAGACATTTTAGGAAATGTACAGGAAACAAAACTCATTATGCATAAAATCATGGTACCAGTGGGGATAAATGGTAAAGTAAAAGCGATTTATGATGGTGAATTTACGATTGATGAAGTTATTTGTGTGATTGAAACAGTAAATGGGGATAAAGAATTAACCATGCTACAAAAATGGCCGGTTCGTCGTTTCCGCCCAGTGAAAGAAAAACTCAATCCTGATGTACCTATGTCTACTGGACAGCGGGTTATTGACACCTTCTTTCCTGTAACCAAAGGGGGAGCTGCAGCAGTTCCCGGCCCGTTTGGAGCGGGTAAAACGATCGTACAGCATCAAATTGCCAAATGGGCAGATGTCGATTTGGTCGTTTATGTTGGTTGTGGTGAACGGGGCAATGAAATGACTGATGTCATGAATGAATTCCCTGAATTGACCGACCCAGAAACTGGGGAATCCTTGATGAAGCGGACCATTTTAATTGCTAACACTTCGAATATGCCGGTATCTGCCAGAGAAGCTTCGATTTATACGGGAATTACCATCGCTGAATATTTTAGAGATATGGGCTATTCGGTTGCCATCATGGCAGATTCTACCTCGCGTTGGGCAGAAGCTCTACGTGAAATGTCGGGTCGGCTTGAAGAAATGCCCGGTGATGAAGGCTATCCAGCTTATTTAGGTAGTCGCTTAGCGGAATATTATGAACGCGCGGGTAATGTGGTGGCTTTAGGTGCAGAGAAACGGCAAGGAAGCATTACCGCAATTAGTGCAGTTTCGCCATCTGGTGGTGACATGTCAGAGCCTGTTACCCAAAATACACTACGTGTGGTTAAAGTATTCTGGGGCTTAGATTCGACGTTATCACGACAACGGCACTTTCCTGCTGTTGATTGGTTACAAAGTTACTCGCTTTACTCAGATGATGTGAATGAGTATTTTGATCAAAAACTGGGTGCTGATTGGTCTGGACTAGTCGGTGAAAGCATGCGAGTATTGCAAAAAGAATCGGATTTAAATGAGATCGTACGTTTAGTCGGTGTTGATTCTCTTTCGGAAAAGGACCAATTTGTTCTAGAGATTGCTAAAGAACTCAGAGAGGACTATCTGCAACAAAATGCGTTTGACGATGTCGATACCTTTTCTTCAATTGACAAGCAATATTACATGTTGAATACAATTATTTCTTTCTATAATGAAGGAATAAATGCCCTAGACTTAGGCGGTTATTTATCTGAACTTTTAAGTGGGACTTCTGCCTTAAGAGATAAAATTGCCCGTATGAAAAATGTTCCTGAAGATAACCTACAACAAATTAGTGATTTACAAAGTGAAATAAAAGAAACGATCCGAGATACCCTGCAAAAAGGAGACATGGCGAATGATTAA
- a CDS encoding V-type ATP synthase subunit B, which produces MIKEYKTITEVVGPLMMVENVEGVKSEELIEVRMQNGETRQGQVLEIEEDKALIQIFEGTSGVNMKESVVRFLGHPLEFGVSEDILGREFDGLGRPKDGGAEILPEKTLDINGEAINPYSRDYPDEFIQTGISTIDHLNTLVRGQKLPVFSASGLPHKELAAQIARQATVLNSDDEFAVVFAGIGITFEEAEFFMQDFRDTGAIDHSVVFMNLASDPAIERIATPKVALTAAEYLAYEKGMHVLVIMTDMTNYCEALREISASRREVPGRRGYPGYLYTNLATLYERAGRIKGASGSVTQIPILTMPEEDITHPIPDLTGYITEGQIILSRDLYKNGIQPPIDVLPSLSRLKDKGTGEGKTRRDHAATMNQLFTAYAQGKQAKELAVVLGEDALSESDKIYSKFADEFEDKYVNQGFKTNRTIEESLDLGWKLLDMLPRNELKRIKDDMLDEFLPEKE; this is translated from the coding sequence ATGATTAAAGAATATAAAACAATCACTGAAGTAGTCGGTCCTTTAATGATGGTAGAAAATGTTGAAGGGGTAAAATCCGAAGAACTGATTGAAGTGCGCATGCAAAATGGTGAAACGCGCCAGGGACAAGTCTTAGAAATCGAAGAAGATAAAGCCTTAATTCAAATTTTTGAAGGAACTTCTGGGGTCAATATGAAAGAATCGGTAGTCCGTTTTCTAGGCCATCCCTTGGAATTTGGCGTATCTGAGGATATTCTAGGGCGTGAATTTGATGGCTTAGGTCGTCCTAAAGATGGCGGGGCAGAAATCTTACCCGAAAAAACACTTGATATTAACGGAGAAGCGATCAATCCTTACTCACGTGATTATCCTGACGAATTTATTCAAACGGGAATTTCGACTATTGACCACTTGAACACCTTAGTACGAGGCCAAAAATTGCCGGTTTTTTCTGCTTCTGGTTTACCTCACAAAGAATTGGCGGCTCAAATTGCGCGTCAAGCAACTGTTTTAAATTCAGATGATGAGTTTGCTGTGGTGTTTGCCGGTATTGGGATTACCTTTGAAGAAGCGGAGTTTTTTATGCAAGACTTTCGTGACACAGGGGCGATTGATCATTCCGTTGTCTTCATGAATTTAGCGAGTGATCCTGCCATTGAACGAATTGCGACTCCGAAAGTAGCCTTGACTGCTGCCGAATATTTAGCCTATGAAAAAGGGATGCACGTATTAGTCATTATGACAGATATGACTAACTACTGTGAAGCTTTACGTGAAATATCTGCTTCGCGTCGTGAAGTTCCTGGACGTCGTGGTTATCCAGGCTACCTATATACCAATTTAGCCACTTTGTATGAAAGAGCGGGAAGAATCAAAGGCGCTAGTGGTTCGGTAACGCAGATCCCGATACTAACGATGCCAGAAGAAGATATCACCCATCCAATTCCTGACTTGACAGGCTATATTACGGAAGGACAAATTATTCTCTCACGTGATTTATATAAAAATGGGATCCAACCACCAATTGATGTCCTGCCTTCGTTATCCCGTCTAAAAGATAAAGGGACCGGAGAAGGCAAGACAAGGCGAGACCATGCAGCAACTATGAACCAATTATTTACTGCTTATGCACAAGGAAAGCAAGCTAAAGAGCTAGCCGTCGTTTTAGGTGAAGATGCTTTATCTGAATCAGATAAAATTTACTCTAAATTTGCAGATGAATTCGAGGACAAGTATGTAAACCAAGGTTTTAAAACGAACCGAACGATTGAAGAATCGTTAGATTTAGGTTGGAAATTACTGGATATGCTTCCTCGAAATGAATTAAAACGAATCAAAGACGACATGCTCGATGAATTTCTTCCAGAAAAGGAGTAG
- a CDS encoding V-type ATP synthase subunit D, giving the protein MAKLDVQATRMEMSHLSDQLSTAKRGHKLLKDKQDELMRQFITLIRKNNELRKEVEEKMARAMKAFRLANASLNENFIEEMFILPAANVTLDMAKKNIMSVSVPIMNFQYDEDFLEAPIEYGFLNSNAPLDKSIDGFTDVLPQLLELTEIEKTCQLLSDEIEKTRRRVNALEYMTIPELEETIYYIQMKLEEDERAGVTRMIKVKNMRQN; this is encoded by the coding sequence ATGGCAAAATTAGATGTTCAAGCCACTCGGATGGAAATGTCTCATCTTTCTGATCAATTATCAACGGCCAAAAGAGGCCATAAGCTGTTAAAAGATAAGCAAGATGAATTGATGCGGCAGTTTATTACATTGATTCGTAAAAATAATGAATTACGCAAAGAAGTAGAAGAGAAAATGGCACGTGCTATGAAAGCTTTTCGTTTAGCCAATGCATCTTTGAATGAAAATTTTATCGAAGAAATGTTCATTTTACCAGCAGCAAATGTCACCTTAGATATGGCAAAAAAAAATATTATGAGTGTGTCTGTGCCGATTATGAACTTTCAATATGATGAAGATTTCTTAGAAGCGCCCATTGAGTATGGTTTTTTAAATTCCAACGCTCCATTAGATAAATCGATTGATGGGTTTACAGATGTTTTACCGCAGTTGTTGGAACTAACTGAAATTGAAAAAACTTGTCAGCTCCTTTCCGATGAAATTGAAAAAACTCGGAGACGGGTCAACGCACTGGAATATATGACAATTCCTGAATTGGAAGAAACGATTTATTATATTCAGATGAAGTTAGAAGAAGATGAACGCGCAGGTGTCACAAGAATGATCAAAGTAAAAAATATGCGGCAGAATTAA
- a CDS encoding AraC family transcriptional regulator, translating into MQKKLHIENQNVDVDQLIYKIGSYHYNWHNNLELFWLISGRIEMTVDGCSQVMEKGDIILINSNSGHVTFALKPNSIAMRMYISPDFFIKNSYNLDQGYFELNTLWEKNNPVFQHLRKALANLYLCTENGTKNLVKINKYLFSIADLLSEFYQKGNKKMNLQAVTQGETAMDTVVEYIKNHYAEEITLDLLAKKCNYSSSYLSKLFKSELGINFYEYLTRHRLIYAIKDLANPELKISEITFRNGFSDVKSFNNMFKKHFQQTPSAYRNQLNNDLKIVDRQFKKDLTTEEKEDITLYLKKLVSNGSVQLENPCSGCLAKEYEEKYFGLVKNIKQVMPN; encoded by the coding sequence ATGCAAAAAAAATTACATATCGAAAATCAAAATGTAGATGTAGATCAGTTAATATATAAAATTGGAAGTTATCATTACAATTGGCATAATAATCTTGAATTGTTTTGGTTGATTTCAGGCAGAATTGAAATGACCGTTGATGGCTGCTCTCAAGTTATGGAAAAAGGCGATATAATTTTAATAAACTCTAACAGTGGACATGTCACATTTGCTTTAAAACCTAATAGTATAGCTATGAGAATGTATATTTCCCCAGATTTTTTTATTAAAAATAGCTATAATTTGGATCAAGGTTATTTTGAATTAAATACGTTATGGGAAAAAAACAACCCTGTCTTTCAACATTTAAGAAAAGCTTTGGCTAATTTATATTTGTGTACTGAAAATGGTACAAAAAATTTAGTAAAAATAAATAAATATTTATTTTCCATTGCAGATTTGCTTTCAGAGTTTTATCAAAAAGGCAACAAAAAAATGAACCTTCAAGCGGTTACACAAGGTGAAACAGCAATGGATACTGTAGTTGAGTATATAAAAAATCATTATGCAGAAGAGATCACTTTAGATTTATTAGCCAAAAAATGCAACTATTCTTCCTCATATTTATCTAAATTGTTTAAGTCGGAACTTGGGATAAATTTTTATGAATACTTAACCCGGCATCGTTTGATTTATGCTATAAAGGATTTAGCAAACCCTGAACTAAAAATATCAGAAATTACTTTTAGGAATGGTTTTAGTGATGTCAAATCCTTTAATAATATGTTTAAAAAACACTTCCAACAGACTCCATCAGCTTACCGTAACCAATTAAATAATGATTTAAAAATAGTGGATAGGCAATTTAAGAAAGATTTGACGACTGAAGAAAAAGAGGATATTACCTTGTACCTAAAAAAATTAGTATCTAATGGTAGTGTACAACTTGAAAATCCGTGTTCTGGTTGCTTGGCAAAAGAATACGAAGAAAAATATTTTGGTTTAGTAAAAAATATAAAACAAGTCATGCCAAACTAA
- the ttdA gene encoding L(+)-tartrate dehydratase subunit alpha → MRYTYEEVALSTEAKKMRDILVDYIGVVSHRLPDDIAMKIKELGKIEIDPLQQLVYATMRENQMLAEDLDRPSCQDTGALQFFIKVGTNFPLINELNVILKEAVYLATKSIPLRHNAVETFDEYNTGLNIGTGLPTIYTELEQDSDTIELYVYMAGGGCTLPGAAKVLMPGEGYEGVVRFVMDQMTSYGINACPPLLVGIGVATSVETAAMNSKFALMRRAESISPNENAAKMEGLLEEGINNIGLGPQGFGGQKSVMGVNIINTARHPSTIGVALNTGCWSHRRGKIIFDNNLNYELPLHEGVSL, encoded by the coding sequence ATGAGATATACGTATGAAGAAGTCGCGTTGTCAACAGAAGCGAAAAAAATGAGAGATATATTGGTCGATTATATTGGCGTTGTTAGTCATAGGTTACCTGATGATATTGCAATGAAAATTAAAGAATTAGGAAAAATTGAGATAGATCCGTTACAACAATTAGTTTATGCCACTATGAGAGAAAACCAAATGCTTGCTGAAGACTTAGACCGTCCGAGTTGTCAAGACACCGGGGCTTTACAATTTTTTATTAAAGTAGGTACTAATTTTCCACTAATCAATGAATTAAATGTAATTTTAAAAGAAGCAGTTTACTTGGCAACCAAGAGTATCCCATTACGACATAATGCAGTTGAAACGTTTGACGAATATAATACTGGGTTAAATATTGGAACCGGTTTACCTACGATTTACACTGAACTTGAACAAGATAGCGACACCATTGAGCTTTATGTATATATGGCTGGAGGTGGCTGTACTTTACCTGGTGCTGCTAAAGTTTTAATGCCAGGGGAAGGATATGAAGGCGTTGTTCGTTTTGTGATGGATCAAATGACTAGTTATGGGATTAACGCTTGTCCTCCTTTACTTGTAGGAATTGGCGTAGCTACTTCTGTGGAAACGGCAGCAATGAATTCTAAATTTGCTTTAATGCGTCGCGCAGAAAGTATTAGCCCTAATGAAAATGCGGCTAAAATGGAAGGTTTGTTAGAAGAAGGGATTAATAACATTGGTTTAGGTCCTCAAGGATTTGGTGGACAAAAGTCAGTAATGGGCGTAAATATTATCAATACTGCCCGTCATCCTTCTACGATAGGTGTTGCTTTAAACACGGGTTGCTGGTCTCATCGTAGAGGGAAAATTATTTTCGATAATAATTTAAATTATGAATTACCATTACACGAAGGAGTATCACTATGA
- the ttdB gene encoding L(+)-tartrate dehydratase subunit beta has protein sequence MKEFHLTTPISEEDIKDVQIGDIVYLDGIIVTCRDVAHRRVVEEGLDLPVDVKDKAILHAGPIIKEKENGQHEMVAVGPTTSMRMEKFEEQFIKKTGVRLVVGKGGMGPGTEAGCKNYNALHLVYPAGNAVFAATKVEKIVDAQWKDLGMPETLWACQVKDYGPLVVSIDTNGDNLFEKNKIEFNKRKEEEIARINKEVRFIK, from the coding sequence ATGAAAGAATTTCACTTAACTACACCTATTTCAGAAGAAGATATTAAGGATGTTCAAATTGGAGATATTGTTTATTTGGATGGAATTATCGTAACTTGTCGAGATGTTGCTCATCGTCGTGTCGTTGAAGAAGGGCTAGACCTACCTGTTGATGTTAAAGATAAGGCTATTTTACATGCTGGACCGATTATTAAAGAAAAAGAGAACGGTCAACATGAAATGGTTGCTGTTGGTCCCACTACAAGTATGCGAATGGAAAAATTTGAAGAACAATTTATAAAAAAAACGGGGGTACGGTTAGTTGTTGGCAAAGGGGGAATGGGCCCGGGCACTGAAGCTGGGTGTAAAAATTATAATGCTTTACATCTTGTATATCCGGCAGGGAATGCTGTCTTTGCTGCGACTAAAGTTGAAAAAATTGTAGACGCACAATGGAAAGATCTAGGCATGCCAGAAACACTATGGGCTTGTCAGGTGAAAGATTACGGGCCATTAGTGGTTTCAATTGATACAAATGGTGATAATTTATTTGAAAAAAATAAAATTGAATTTAATAAGCGTAAAGAAGAAGAAATTGCACGAATTAATAAAGAAGTAAGGTTTATCAAGTAA